One genomic region from Diabrotica undecimpunctata isolate CICGRU chromosome 9, icDiaUnde3, whole genome shotgun sequence encodes:
- the Rrp47 gene encoding nuclear nucleic acid-binding protein C1D, which yields MEFGDLKNDIIIQEKLTNFHNSVEKIELMLEKLNSADIYEQLSVSEKVDYDLFVAYTLNTLYWLYLRTQNEDPNKNEVKSQLNRIKEYMVKAKQARERHTIRPKVDKFAAERFIKHGINYSRNEDNTPTLNKRIRFED from the exons ATGGAATTTGGAGACTTAAAAAATGATATAATTATTCAAGAGAAGCTGACAAATTTCCACAACAGTGTAGAAAAAATAGAACTCATGCTCGAGAAACTTAACTCTGCAGATATTTATGAACAATTATCTGTATCGGAAAAAGTAGATTACGATTTATTTGTAGCTTACACACTAAATACTTTGTACTGGTTGTACCTGAGAACTCAAAATGAAGATCCGAATAAGAATGAGGTGAAGAGCCAATTGAATAGGATTAAAGAGTATATGGTCAAAGCTAAACAG GCCCGCGAGAGGCACACCATCAGACCTAAAGTAGACAAATTTGCAGCAGAAAGATTTATCAAACATGGAATTAACTACAGTAGAAATGAAGATAATACACCAACTCTAAACAAAAGGATTCGATTTGAGGACTGA
- the LOC140451308 gene encoding uncharacterized protein, which translates to MSSNAGMPFKRKRSTNKFSWTDDQMKAALKAIEERRYGLREAARQFNIPVTTLQNRVSRGFYKGRLGANTLFSNEQEEEMSRHLLTLSKIFYGLTPIQLRKEAFGYAEKLNLKHTFNREKQEAGKVWLYGFMSRHPELSFRKPEATSLNRIQGFNKDQVSRFYDNLGKLYDKYKFPPTRIFNVDETGITNVNRPNRIIGPRGQKQVGAVTSGERGKNVTVYRCMSASGSFTPPLFIYPRLRRNFALEKDGPPGSLYSCSKSGWMNEEVFLF; encoded by the coding sequence ATGCCTTTTAAACGGAAACGAAGTACCAACAAATTTTCATGGACTGATGATCAAATGAAAGCTGCTCTAAAGGCAATTGAAGAAAGACGTTATGGCCTAAGGGAAGCTGCACGCCAATTTAATATACCTGTTACAACATTACAAAACAGAGTCTCTAGAGGCTTTTACAAAGGCAGGCTGGGTGCAAACACTCTCTTTTCAAATGAACAGGAAGAAGAAATGAGTCGTCATTTACTAAcgttatctaaaatattttatggatTAACTCCAATTCAGTTACGAAAAGAGGCCTTCGGCTATGCAGagaaattaaacttaaaacataCTTTCAACAGAGAAAAACAAGAAGCAGGTAAAGTCTGGTTATATGGATTCATGTCAAGGCATCCTGAGTTAAGTTTCCGTAAACCTGAAGCAACAAGTCTTAATCGCATTCAAGGTTTCAATAAGGATCAAGTCTCAAGATTTTATGACAATTTGGGTAAGCTGTACGATAAATACAAGTTTCCACCTACTCGAATATTTAATGTCGATGAGACTGGCATTACAAACGTAAATAGGCCTAATCGGATCATTGGACCTAGAGGCCAAAAACAGGTTGGAGCCGTTACAAGTGGAGAAAGAGGCAAGAACGTGACGGTATACCGTTGTATGAGTGCCAGCGGATCTTTTACACCTCCACTATTCATTTATCCAAGACTGAGAAGAAATTTTGCTTTAGAAAAGGATGGGCCTCCAGGTTCTTTGTACTCCTGTTCAAAAAGCGGTTGGATGAACGAAGAAGTGTTCCTGTTTTGA
- the Taf9 gene encoding transcription initiation factor TFIID subunit 9 gives MAEKEKAKAVQSKHIPKDGQVIMAIMKEMGITDYEPKTIVQLTEFVYRYATSILEEARMYSNNSKQKFLGVDDVRLALQLTCESTFTTPPPREVLMELAHVKNYSHLPQVKRHCGLRLPPDRYCLSSCNYTLKSSKKGKGNFSMAGSPALKMTPKANINFLKRTTPTISKQTVTIPKPITKVITAQPQKTLLKPKIEITQNVQIAPPIKTEMDFETSTILKRKREDESEPMQT, from the exons ATGGCTGAGAAAGAAAAAGCTAAAGCTGTTCAATCAAAACACATTCCAAAAGATGGCCAAGTAATAATGGCTATTATGAAAGAAATGGGTATAACAGATTATGAACCCAAAACAATTGTACAGCTCACAGAATTTGTTTATAG gTATGCAACATCCATACTTGAAGAGGCTAGAATGTATTCCAATAATTCAAAACAGAAATTTTTGGGAGTGGATGATGTCCGTTTAGCCCTGCAATTAACCTGTGAATCTACTTTCACGACACCTCCTCCAAGAGAAGTACTTATGGAACTTGCtcatgttaaaaattattcacaTTTACCACAAGTCAAACGCCACTGTGGCCTAAGACTACCTCCTGACAGATACTGCCTGTCATCTTGCAATTACACCCTTAAGAGCTCCAAGAAAGGCAAAGGAAACTTTTCTATGGCTGGTAGCCCAGCCTTAAAAATGACTCCCAAAGCTAACATAAACTTTTTAAAGAGAACCACTCCCACAATTTCGAAACAGACTGTTACTATACCAAAACCAATTACAAAAGTTATTACGGCACAACCCCAAAAGACATTACTTAAACCAAAAATAGAGATTACACAAAATGTACAAATAGCACCACCAATTAAAACTGAAATGGATTTTGAAACTTCTACGATATTGAAGCGGAAAAGAGAGGATGAATCTGAAC